The nucleotide window ACCATCAAACCGCCGCGAGCGCCTGCTCGAGATCGGCGATGATGTCGGCGATCGACTCGATGCCGACCGACAGCCGCACCGTGTTGGGCGTGATGCCGCTGAGCTTCTGCTCTTCGGGCGAGAGTTGCTGGTGCGTCGTCGATGCCGGATGGATGACCAGCGACTTCGCGTCGCCGACGTTGGCCAGCAGCGAGAAGAGCTGCAGCCGGTCGATCAGCGCCTGCGCCGCCGCGGCACCGCCGGCGACGCCGAAGGTCACGATCGCGCCCGCGCCCTTGGGCAGGTAGGTTTGCGCCTTGGCGTAGGCCGGATCGCCCGGCAGCCCCGGATACCGCACCCAACGTACCTTCGGGTGCCCGGCCAGGAATTCCGCGACGCGCAGCGCGTTGGCGCTGTGCCGCTCGATCCGCAGCGCCAGCGTCTCGAGGCCCTGGATCAGCAGGAAGGCGTTGAACGGCGAGAGCGCCGCGCCGACGTCGCGCAGCAGCTGCACGCGCGCCTTGAGGATGTACGCGGCCGGCCCGAAGGCGTCGACGTACTTCACCCCGTGATACGACGGATCGGGGTCGGTGAAATCGGGGAAGCGGCCCGAGCCGGCCCAGTCGAAGGTGCCCCCGTCGACGAGGACGCCGCCGATGGTCGTGCCGTGGCCGCCGATGAACTTGGTCGCCGAATGGATGACGATGTCGGCGCCGTGCTCGATCGGGCGCAGCAGATACGGGGTCGCCAGGGTGTTGTCGACCAGCAGCGGGATCTTCGCCGCGTGCGCGACGTCGGCGATCGCGCGCACGTCGAGCACGTCGACCTTCGGGTTGCCGATCGTCTCGGCGAAGACGGCCTTGGTGTTCGGCCGAATCGCGGCCGCGACCGCCGCCGGATCGCTCGCGTCGACCAGCGAGACCTCGATCCCGAAGCGCGGGAGCGTGTGCACGAACGCGTTGTAGGTCCCGCCGTAGAGCGAGGCCGCGCTGACCACGTGATCGCCGGCGCGCGCGATGTTGAGGATGCTGTAGATGACCGCGGCCTGACCGCTGGCCAGACCCAACGCGCCGACGCCGCCTTCGAGCGCGGCCACGCGCTGCTCGAGCACGTCGGTGGTCGGGTTCATGATGCGCGTGTAGATGTTGCCGAACTCTTGCAGCGCGAACAGGCGCGCGGCGTGCGCGGTGTCGTCGAACGTGTACGACGTGGTCTGGTAGATCGGGACGGCCCGCGCGTGCGTCGTCGGATCGCCGTCATGGCCGCCCTGGCTGCCGTGCAGGGCGACGGTGTCGAAACCGCGTTGCGCGGCGGGGTCAAGGGTGCTGCTCATCGTGGGTCTCCTTCACGAATGCGTGGAGCGCGGAGTGGGGTCGGAAAGCAAGCCGGCCCCCGCCGAGAGGCGAGGGCCGGTGCAGAGTGGTCAGCCGCGTGGGCGTCGACGAACTACACCGGTCCTCGCGAGGCGGCACACATCGACATCATCTCCCGGCTGTGGGCGATCATGGGCAGGACGCTAACAGAAACCGCGCCGCTCCGTCAAGCGCCGGGGTCGGCCTCGGGGTCGGGCAGATCGTGGAAGGTCCGCTTGGGGGCCGCCTCTTCGCGCTCGAGGTCGTCCAGGAAGTAATAGACGATCTTGCGGTCGTCGAAGCCCACCTTGGCCAGCTCGCGCCCGCCGATCTCGACCACCTCGTGGATGTGGCCGACCTGGCCCGCATACCGGTAATTGATCGCCGTATAATCAGCCTGGTCGGGTTTCGGGCGCGGAACGACTTTGGTCCCCCGCAGCGGGGTCCGGTGCCGGTGTTCGCTCAAAGGGATTCGCCTGCGGGACGGGGAGAGTCGGGCTTCATGATCATCGAGTACCGCGGAAAGCGCCCCAAGGTGGCGGCCTCGGCCTTCGTCGCACCCACGGCCGTGCTGATCGGCGACGTCGAGATCGGCGAGGAAGCGTCGATTTGGTTCGGCACGGTCATCCGCGGGGACAACGGGCCGATCCGCATCGGCGCGCGCGCCAACGTCCAGGACAACTCGGTGGTCCACGTCAGCGAGCACTGTGAGACGGTCATCGAAGACGACGTCACCGTCGGCCACTGCGCGATCCTCGAAGATTGTCGCATCAAGCGCGGCGCGCTGATCGGCTCGAACGCGGTCATCCTCAACCACGCGACCGTCGGCGAACAGAGCCTGATCGGCGCCGGCTCGGTGGTCGCGGCCGGCGCCGAGATCCCGGATCGCGTCGTCGCGGCCGGCGCGCCCGCCACCGTGAAAAAGAAACTCGAAGGCGAAGCGGTGCGCTGGATCGAGATCGCGGGACCGGAATACGTGCACCTTTCGCGCTCGTACTTGCAGCACGGCATCGGCGATCCCGAGATGCACGAGATCGCCGAGTCCCACGTCGAAGCCTGACCGCGCCGGCGTGCGCTTTTACCGCGCGTTCAGCGCGCGGATGAGCTGGGTGCGGAACGACCAATCGCCGCGCCGGGGCTCGTGATAGATCCAATCGTAGATGCGCCAGCCGGTGGCATGGTGGTGCAGGACGACCGTCAGCGAGCGCGCGAGCGTGCTGGTCGAGCGCAGCCCGACCGCCAGCTCGACCGGGACGCGCGCGGCGGCGCCGGCGATCGTGGCGGCGCCGACGGTCGCGTGAAAGAAGCCGACCTGCGTCCCTGACGCCGGGTCGTAGTCGAGCACCAAGCCGTGCGGCTCGCGGTTGTGCGCCTGGGCGCGTGCGTAGAGCGCGTACGTGGCGGGATCGAGGTACTGCGCGTAGAGGTTCCTGTTCGTCCCCGGTTGGAGTTCGGCGGCGTAGAACGCCGCCACGACCGCGCGCGGTCCCGACGCGGCCGCGGCCGGACAGATCGTCGCGAGCGCGAGCAGCGCGCCGAGCAGCAGCGAGAGGCGTCGTCGCACGGAGAGCATTCGCCCGTTTGCGTCGCTCAGCGTACAAAGGCCTGCGCGGCCGCGGCCGCCGCGAAGGCGGCGAAGATCGCGCCGCTG belongs to Candidatus Sulfotelmatobacter sp. and includes:
- a CDS encoding homocysteine synthase, producing MSSTLDPAAQRGFDTVALHGSQGGHDGDPTTHARAVPIYQTTSYTFDDTAHAARLFALQEFGNIYTRIMNPTTDVLEQRVAALEGGVGALGLASGQAAVIYSILNIARAGDHVVSAASLYGGTYNAFVHTLPRFGIEVSLVDASDPAAVAAAIRPNTKAVFAETIGNPKVDVLDVRAIADVAHAAKIPLLVDNTLATPYLLRPIEHGADIVIHSATKFIGGHGTTIGGVLVDGGTFDWAGSGRFPDFTDPDPSYHGVKYVDAFGPAAYILKARVQLLRDVGAALSPFNAFLLIQGLETLALRIERHSANALRVAEFLAGHPKVRWVRYPGLPGDPAYAKAQTYLPKGAGAIVTFGVAGGAAAAQALIDRLQLFSLLANVGDAKSLVIHPASTTHQQLSPEEQKLSGITPNTVRLSVGIESIADIIADLEQALAAV
- a CDS encoding gamma carbonic anhydrase family protein, which codes for MIIEYRGKRPKVAASAFVAPTAVLIGDVEIGEEASIWFGTVIRGDNGPIRIGARANVQDNSVVHVSEHCETVIEDDVTVGHCAILEDCRIKRGALIGSNAVILNHATVGEQSLIGAGSVVAAGAEIPDRVVAAGAPATVKKKLEGEAVRWIEIAGPEYVHLSRSYLQHGIGDPEMHEIAESHVEA